In uncultured Treponema sp., one genomic interval encodes:
- a CDS encoding 3-isopropylmalate dehydratase large subunit, producing MGKTIAQKIFSSHLVESPFEGTNILKLDRVFCHEITTPIAINDLVERNKDRVFDSTKIKAVIDHVTPAKDSKCAMQEKIIRDWAKRNNIKDFFDIGANGVCHAIFPEKGFVRPGFTVIMGDSHTCTHGAFGAFAAGVGTTDLEVGILKGVCSFREPKAIKFVLNGKLKDGVYAKDVILFLIGQIGVNGATNCVAEFTGPIVDNMSMEERMTICNMAVEAGATSGICFPDMTTVEYLWPFIKDEFESKEAALKEYSKWIDDEDAEYEKVYTFDLSNLEPVCTIEYKPDQIRKVSEMKGTKVDQVYIGSCTNGRISDLRVAAEILKGHKIAEGVRGIVSPATPLVYKMALEEGIIKIFMDAGFCVTNPTCGACLGMSNGVLAEGEVCASTTNRNFNGRMGKGGMVHLMSPATAAATAIAGTITNSCFFKG from the coding sequence ATGGGAAAAACTATAGCACAGAAAATCTTTTCATCACATTTGGTTGAATCCCCTTTTGAAGGAACAAACATTCTTAAGCTTGACAGAGTTTTCTGCCATGAAATCACAACGCCAATCGCAATCAACGACCTTGTTGAGCGGAACAAAGACAGAGTTTTTGACAGCACAAAAATCAAAGCAGTCATAGACCACGTAACTCCTGCAAAAGACAGCAAATGCGCAATGCAGGAAAAAATTATCCGTGACTGGGCAAAACGCAACAACATAAAAGACTTTTTTGACATCGGAGCAAACGGCGTCTGCCATGCGATTTTCCCGGAAAAAGGATTTGTGCGCCCCGGATTCACAGTAATCATGGGAGACAGCCACACTTGCACACATGGAGCATTCGGAGCATTTGCCGCTGGAGTCGGAACTACAGACTTGGAAGTTGGAATATTGAAAGGCGTATGTTCTTTCCGCGAGCCAAAAGCCATAAAGTTTGTTTTAAATGGCAAGCTCAAAGACGGAGTTTATGCAAAAGACGTAATTCTTTTCCTGATTGGACAGATTGGAGTAAATGGAGCCACAAACTGCGTTGCAGAATTTACAGGTCCAATCGTTGACAATATGTCAATGGAAGAAAGAATGACAATTTGCAACATGGCAGTTGAAGCTGGAGCAACAAGCGGAATCTGTTTTCCTGATATGACAACAGTAGAATATCTTTGGCCGTTTATCAAAGATGAATTCGAGTCAAAAGAAGCCGCCCTTAAAGAATACAGCAAATGGATTGACGATGAAGATGCGGAATATGAAAAAGTTTACACATTCGACTTGTCAAATCTTGAGCCTGTATGTACAATTGAATACAAGCCTGACCAGATAAGAAAAGTTTCAGAAATGAAAGGAACAAAAGTTGATCAGGTTTATATCGGCTCATGCACAAACGGAAGAATCAGCGACCTTCGTGTAGCCGCTGAAATTTTAAAAGGACACAAAATCGCAGAAGGCGTGCGCGGAATCGTAAGTCCTGCTACTCCGCTCGTTTACAAAATGGCGCTTGAAGAAGGAATCATAAAGATTTTCATGGACGCTGGATTCTGTGTTACAAATCCGACTTGCGGAGCCTGCCTTGGAATGAGCAACGGAGTTCTTGCAGAAGGAGAAGTTTGCGCTTCAACAACAAACAGAAACTTCAATGGACGCATGGGAAAAGGCGGAATGGTTCACCTTATGAGCCCTGCCACAGCCGCCGCAACAGCAATTGCTGGAACAATCACTAATTCATGCTTTTTTAAAGGCTGA
- a CDS encoding 3-isopropylmalate dehydratase small subunit produces MKQFGGQVLFLDRSDINTDEIIPAKYLTENTKQALQPYLLEDLKLEGFNPKTDVLGKKVIITRENFGCGSSREHAPWALEVNGIYCVIAVNFARIFRQNMYNCGLLALDMSKKDIDDMFRTFADKDTECKIEQKEDGTWKVKLIAGSLSKSYPFKLEGFEKALVENEGWIGYADKKY; encoded by the coding sequence ATGAAACAGTTTGGTGGACAAGTTTTATTCTTGGATCGCTCAGATATTAATACTGACGAAATAATTCCTGCAAAGTATCTCACAGAAAATACAAAGCAGGCGCTCCAGCCGTATCTTCTTGAGGATTTAAAGCTTGAAGGTTTCAATCCAAAGACAGACGTTCTGGGCAAAAAAGTCATCATCACACGTGAAAACTTTGGCTGCGGTTCTAGCCGGGAACACGCTCCTTGGGCTTTGGAAGTAAACGGAATTTATTGTGTAATAGCAGTAAATTTTGCCCGCATTTTCCGCCAGAATATGTACAACTGCGGACTTCTTGCGCTGGACATGAGCAAAAAAGACATCGACGATATGTTCAGAACATTTGCAGACAAAGACACAGAATGCAAAATTGAACAGAAAGAAGACGGTACTTGGAAAGTAAAACTCATTGCCGGCTCACTTTCAAAAAGCTATCCTTTCAAGCTCGAAGGATTTGAAAAAGCCCTTGTTGAAAACGAAGGCTGGATTGGATACGCTGACAAAAAGTATTAA
- a CDS encoding TrmB family transcriptional regulator, with the protein MTDKIIDILGSLGFSKMESLVYCALVPEEKMGGYQIAKKLNAPRPSVYSALENLLKKECITSIPGSTAEYQAIPPDVLIDEISQKYSDNAAKAKEMLKELNSPISTQERFVNIEGKTKLISVVNKLISAAKKEIVFNCSMPLEYFKDALLSAAKRKVRIVLFSWKNLDTLEIPLEFFCGFDGTDCCPEQRILLVSDMAHCIVGSNDRAVFFPHRPHHKIQKLPDGENDFLGMTSDNRLIVNLVSEHIHFDIYLQKLRKKFKRDIISKDICIGTLMEKGV; encoded by the coding sequence ATGACAGACAAAATCATTGACATACTGGGCAGCCTTGGTTTTTCAAAAATGGAATCGCTTGTTTACTGCGCGCTTGTTCCAGAAGAAAAAATGGGCGGCTACCAGATTGCAAAAAAACTGAATGCGCCCCGCCCTTCTGTTTATTCCGCGCTGGAAAATCTTTTAAAGAAAGAATGCATAACAAGCATTCCCGGTTCAACAGCAGAATATCAGGCAATTCCGCCGGACGTTTTAATTGACGAGATTTCACAAAAGTATTCAGACAACGCCGCAAAAGCAAAAGAAATGCTAAAGGAATTAAATTCGCCGATTTCAACGCAGGAACGTTTTGTAAACATTGAAGGCAAAACAAAACTTATTTCTGTTGTAAACAAACTTATTTCCGCGGCAAAAAAAGAAATTGTGTTCAACTGCTCAATGCCGCTTGAATATTTCAAGGACGCGCTTCTTTCGGCGGCAAAAAGAAAAGTGAGAATTGTTTTGTTCAGCTGGAAAAATCTTGACACTCTTGAAATTCCGCTGGAATTTTTCTGCGGATTTGACGGAACAGACTGCTGCCCAGAACAAAGAATCCTCTTGGTTTCAGACATGGCGCACTGCATTGTAGGTAGCAACGATCGGGCTGTTTTTTTCCCGCACAGACCGCACCACAAAATTCAAAAGCTGCCAGACGGAGAAAATGATTTTCTTGGAATGACAAGCGACAACAGGCTGATTGTGAATCTTGTTTCAGAACATATTCACTTTGATATTTACTTGCAAAAGCTAAGGAAAAAATTCAAACGCGATATTATTTCCAAAGACATTTGCATTGGAACTTTAATGGAGAAAGGAGTCTAA
- a CDS encoding MATE family efflux transporter, with translation MKAENKTFLNNLISIAVPISLQNLIQSCLGMIDQIMIGQLGSKTVAAVSLAGRPCFVMLFALGGIAAASSIFASQYEGAKDSSKHANVMRASVFAALAVALVFFIFSLFTPELVLSFFTKDKEVISIGKNYLMINSLSYFALAIISCCSAILRSTGFAKTPLVTGFISVVTNTILNAIMIFGLLGFPALGSDGAAIATVISIFVQCVILIIFMTKKNHPANMKAVLLCKNDFSFLKIFFITALPAIGNELLWALGDAGYSAIYGHMGTAELAAITLTFPVQGLTIGFFSGLSAATGILIGNELGSNDFDKGYRLAWKFIKICVAGCAAIGILIFAFAPIYINFYNVEPQVREYAKHLLWIFAFYLWIKVCNMIIGSGILRSGGKTKFTLFLDVLGTYGIGLPLGLLGALVFKLEITKVYALLSVEEIVRLIIGTARVKSRKWIDNITQKNN, from the coding sequence ATGAAGGCTGAAAACAAAACATTTTTAAACAATTTAATTTCAATTGCCGTTCCTATTTCGCTGCAGAATTTAATTCAGTCGTGTTTAGGAATGATTGACCAGATTATGATTGGACAGCTTGGCTCAAAAACAGTCGCCGCAGTAAGCCTTGCCGGAAGACCTTGCTTTGTAATGCTTTTTGCGCTAGGAGGAATCGCAGCCGCAAGCTCAATTTTCGCATCTCAATACGAAGGTGCAAAAGATTCTAGCAAGCACGCAAACGTAATGAGAGCTTCGGTTTTCGCAGCATTGGCAGTCGCACTTGTGTTTTTTATTTTTTCACTTTTCACACCTGAACTAGTCCTTTCATTTTTTACAAAAGACAAAGAAGTTATTTCAATAGGCAAAAATTACTTAATGATAAATTCTTTAAGTTACTTTGCGCTTGCAATCATCAGCTGCTGTTCGGCAATTTTAAGAAGCACAGGCTTTGCAAAAACTCCGCTAGTTACAGGATTTATTTCTGTCGTAACAAACACGATTCTAAACGCAATCATGATTTTCGGACTTTTAGGATTTCCGGCGCTTGGTTCAGACGGAGCTGCAATTGCAACTGTAATTTCGATATTTGTTCAATGCGTAATCCTGATTATTTTTATGACAAAGAAAAATCATCCTGCGAACATGAAAGCTGTTCTTTTGTGTAAAAACGACTTTTCATTTCTAAAAATATTTTTTATAACTGCTCTTCCTGCAATAGGAAACGAACTTTTATGGGCATTAGGAGATGCAGGCTACAGCGCGATATACGGACACATGGGAACAGCAGAGCTTGCGGCAATTACGTTAACCTTTCCTGTGCAAGGGTTAACAATCGGATTCTTCAGCGGACTTTCTGCAGCCACAGGAATTCTTATAGGAAACGAACTTGGCTCAAATGATTTTGACAAAGGCTATAGGCTCGCCTGGAAGTTTATAAAAATCTGCGTTGCAGGATGCGCCGCAATCGGAATTTTAATTTTTGCATTCGCTCCAATATACATAAACTTTTACAATGTTGAGCCACAAGTCCGTGAATATGCAAAACATCTTTTGTGGATATTCGCATTCTATTTATGGATAAAAGTCTGCAACATGATAATTGGCAGCGGAATTCTTAGAAGCGGCGGAAAAACAAAATTCACTTTGTTTCTGGATGTCTTGGGAACTTACGGAATCGGACTTCCGCTTGGACTTTTGGGCGCGCTGGTATTCAAGCTTGAAATCACAAAAGTTTACGCGCTTCTTTCCGTTGAAGAAATTGTAAGGCTTATAATTGGAACAGCAAGAGTTAAAAGCAGAAAGTGGATAGACAATATTACACAAAAAAACAATTAG
- a CDS encoding alpha-amylase family glycosyl hydrolase, whose translation MLKRIFTFAMIFILGVSAMSAENKMQTKQGTILHCWCWSFKTIEENIEKIAEAGFTAIQTSPANECFEGDNGGLEIMSQKNGKWYYHYQPTDWKIGNYQLGTRDDFIRMCAKAKKYGIAVIVDVVPNHTTTHKDEISLDFIEAVGGMEKMYHKNSDHTIRSMANRREVTSAMLGGLPDVNTENPLFQEYFMNYINDLIDCGADGFRFDTAKHIALPDDPVDPASKENDFWPVFTGKKSVNGKSVKNADELFIYGEVLQEGASREDAYGKLFPVTASNYGKLLRSALKNEKLNAKGIVNFQNAASPEVVTWVESHDTYANEGESAYLTNFMIRAGWAVIASRKDGTPLFFNRPKGKEATQFPGKSKIGETGNDEYFSPEVSAVNKFRTAMQGENEKFINGENAGVLIIKRGEKGCVIINLNSKPSAVQVEIKLPKGTYIDKANKTKFICKDSVLKGKIKPKSICVVY comes from the coding sequence ATGCTTAAAAGAATTTTTACATTTGCAATGATTTTTATTTTAGGAGTTTCTGCTATGTCCGCGGAAAATAAAATGCAAACAAAACAAGGAACTATACTTCACTGCTGGTGCTGGTCGTTCAAGACAATTGAAGAGAACATTGAAAAAATTGCAGAAGCGGGATTCACTGCAATCCAGACTTCACCGGCAAATGAATGCTTTGAAGGCGACAACGGCGGACTTGAAATTATGAGCCAGAAAAACGGAAAGTGGTATTATCACTATCAGCCTACGGATTGGAAAATAGGAAACTATCAGCTTGGAACAAGAGACGACTTTATCCGTATGTGCGCAAAGGCAAAAAAGTATGGAATCGCAGTAATTGTTGATGTTGTTCCAAACCACACGACAACGCACAAAGATGAAATTTCTCTGGACTTTATAGAAGCTGTAGGCGGAATGGAAAAAATGTACCACAAGAATTCCGACCACACAATCAGAAGCATGGCAAACCGCAGGGAAGTTACAAGCGCAATGCTCGGAGGACTTCCAGACGTGAACACAGAAAATCCGCTTTTTCAAGAATATTTTATGAACTACATAAATGACCTCATTGACTGCGGAGCCGATGGTTTCAGATTTGACACAGCAAAGCACATTGCCCTTCCCGATGACCCTGTAGATCCTGCTTCAAAAGAAAACGACTTCTGGCCAGTCTTTACAGGAAAAAAATCAGTAAACGGAAAATCTGTAAAAAACGCAGATGAACTTTTTATCTACGGAGAAGTTCTTCAAGAAGGAGCTTCAAGAGAAGATGCCTACGGAAAACTTTTTCCAGTAACAGCAAGCAACTACGGAAAGCTTTTAAGAAGCGCGTTAAAAAATGAAAAGCTAAACGCAAAAGGAATTGTAAACTTTCAAAACGCAGCTTCTCCAGAAGTTGTAACTTGGGTTGAAAGCCATGACACTTACGCAAACGAAGGAGAATCCGCTTACCTCACAAACTTTATGATACGTGCAGGCTGGGCAGTCATAGCTTCAAGAAAAGACGGAACTCCATTGTTCTTTAACCGCCCCAAAGGAAAAGAAGCCACACAGTTTCCGGGAAAATCCAAAATCGGAGAAACAGGAAACGATGAATATTTCAGCCCGGAAGTTTCCGCTGTAAACAAATTCAGAACCGCAATGCAAGGCGAAAACGAAAAATTCATCAACGGAGAAAACGCAGGAGTTCTAATTATAAAGCGCGGAGAAAAAGGCTGCGTAATCATAAACTTAAACTCCAAGCCGTCTGCAGTTCAAGTTGAAATAAAACTTCCAAAAGGAACTTACATCGACAAGGCAAACAAAACAAAATTTATCTGCAAGGATTCAGTTTTAAAAGGAAAGATAAAACCAAAATCAATTTGCGTAGTCTATTAA
- a CDS encoding TIM-barrel domain-containing protein, whose protein sequence is MIKRFVFGKAFDTEAVKEKPEACKEKIPYFENAEASSFSLEMDASDIVYGLGENVRGINKRGFIYESFCTDQPEHNENKSSLYAAHNFLIVSGNEKNFGAFFDTPGKVTFDIGASNYSTLKVAVENPEFELYIIENPTLELIIKEFRTLIGQSYIPPRWAFGIGQSRWGYTCEEDVRKVAENYRKNSIPLDMIYLDIDYMEKFKDFTINKKSFPDFKNFVSEMKKNSVRIVPIIDAGIKMEDGFELYEEGKANNYFCKDKDGNDFIVGVWPGKCCLPDFLNPEARKWFGMKYKFLTDQGIEGFWNDMNEPALFYSEKNLGKVFDQVNEMKKLNIGLKENFALKDTVLNLANNVDDYKSFYHCKDGKKIRHYDVHNIYGYNMTRAASEAFEKISPEKRILMFSRSSCIGSHRYGGIWMGDNMSRWQHILLNLKMLPSLNMCGFLYTGADLGGFGENTTEDLLLRWYALGIFMPLLRNHSALGTREQEPFRFKNNIEKFRNILNLRYRFLPYIYSEFMKAALQGTMYASPLGFIWPKNEDARRTEDQLMIGESIMIAPIYEQNATGRHVYLPEEMKLVKFKDSESYEEKIIPAGHNFIHVALDEVAIFIRKGHILPLADNAESVEKIDFENLTTISFAEKGARYELYTDDGECRNPSLSGNLKTISV, encoded by the coding sequence ATGATAAAGAGATTTGTATTCGGAAAAGCATTTGACACAGAAGCCGTAAAAGAAAAGCCTGAAGCCTGCAAAGAAAAAATTCCATATTTTGAAAACGCAGAAGCTTCCAGTTTTTCACTTGAAATGGACGCAAGCGACATTGTCTACGGTCTTGGAGAAAATGTGCGCGGAATAAACAAGCGCGGATTCATTTACGAAAGTTTCTGCACAGACCAGCCGGAACACAACGAAAACAAAAGCTCGCTGTATGCCGCCCACAATTTTCTCATTGTGTCTGGAAACGAAAAAAACTTCGGGGCATTCTTTGACACTCCGGGAAAAGTTACATTTGACATTGGAGCTTCGAACTATTCAACTCTTAAAGTCGCTGTAGAAAATCCAGAATTCGAACTCTACATAATAGAAAACCCAACGTTAGAATTAATCATAAAAGAATTCAGGACTTTAATCGGGCAAAGTTACATTCCTCCAAGATGGGCATTCGGAATAGGACAGTCCCGCTGGGGCTACACCTGCGAAGAGGATGTAAGAAAAGTCGCTGAAAACTACAGAAAGAACAGCATTCCGCTAGACATGATTTATCTCGACATCGACTACATGGAAAAGTTCAAGGACTTTACTATTAACAAAAAATCATTTCCGGACTTTAAGAATTTCGTTTCTGAAATGAAAAAGAATTCCGTGCGCATTGTTCCAATCATTGACGCCGGAATAAAAATGGAAGACGGATTTGAACTTTACGAGGAAGGAAAGGCAAACAATTATTTCTGCAAGGACAAAGACGGAAACGACTTTATAGTTGGAGTGTGGCCGGGAAAATGCTGCCTTCCAGACTTCTTAAATCCAGAAGCAAGAAAATGGTTTGGAATGAAATATAAATTTCTTACAGACCAAGGCATTGAAGGATTCTGGAACGACATGAACGAGCCTGCTCTCTTTTACTCTGAAAAAAATCTGGGAAAAGTTTTTGACCAAGTAAACGAAATGAAAAAGCTCAACATCGGCTTAAAAGAAAATTTCGCGCTAAAAGACACAGTCTTGAATCTTGCAAACAATGTCGATGACTACAAAAGTTTTTACCATTGCAAGGACGGAAAGAAAATCCGCCATTATGACGTTCACAACATCTACGGCTACAACATGACAAGAGCCGCATCCGAAGCGTTTGAAAAGATTTCTCCAGAAAAAAGAATCCTCATGTTTTCAAGGTCGTCCTGCATAGGCTCTCACAGATACGGCGGAATCTGGATGGGAGACAATATGTCAAGATGGCAGCACATCCTCCTGAACTTGAAAATGCTTCCGTCTCTTAATATGTGCGGATTTTTGTACACAGGCGCGGACTTGGGCGGATTCGGGGAAAACACAACTGAAGACCTTCTCTTGCGCTGGTACGCGCTTGGAATCTTTATGCCGCTGTTAAGAAATCATTCCGCATTAGGAACCCGGGAGCAAGAGCCTTTTAGATTCAAAAACAACATAGAAAAATTCAGAAACATCCTTAATCTGCGCTATAGATTTCTTCCTTACATTTACAGCGAGTTTATGAAAGCCGCCTTGCAAGGAACAATGTACGCAAGCCCGCTTGGATTTATCTGGCCAAAAAACGAGGACGCAAGAAGAACAGAAGATCAGCTTATGATTGGAGAAAGCATTATGATTGCTCCGATCTATGAACAGAACGCAACCGGACGGCACGTTTATCTTCCTGAGGAAATGAAGCTTGTAAAGTTCAAGGACAGTGAAAGCTACGAGGAAAAAATAATTCCAGCCGGACACAACTTTATTCACGTTGCGCTAGACGAAGTTGCAATCTTTATCCGAAAAGGACACATTCTGCCTCTTGCAGACAATGCGGAATCAG